Proteins co-encoded in one Candidatus Poribacteria bacterium genomic window:
- a CDS encoding GNAT family N-acetyltransferase, translating to MGYRIRGMRPSDVVAIVRIANQAFLETARLTPLMGRRIAQRMRGDRECLFVAETDDGEVVGFVVGSCGEGRATVGWIAVHPRHQGRGIGGMLLEAVERKTMEKGIRVVETGTPFARSFYEKYGYRCIEIHRSMLLELVGREVSIPEALRIRVITLDDLPELMDFIGDEDEWLRFLDAYFAAYEKDADKAIAAFREQEMVGIAVGRTEEVCSELITLAYLFVRDEGRAMDVLKALAYVASTRGCRWFGVELPIKGITEAELESLGWEDAKLPFFWTRYRMRKELSPPGSR from the coding sequence CACGCCGCTCATGGGGAGAAGGATCGCCCAGCGGATGAGAGGCGACAGGGAATGTCTCTTCGTCGCCGAGACGGACGATGGCGAGGTGGTCGGCTTCGTCGTGGGCTCATGCGGGGAGGGCAGAGCGACCGTAGGATGGATAGCGGTTCACCCGCGCCATCAGGGACGCGGAATCGGCGGGATGCTCCTTGAGGCGGTTGAAAGGAAGACGATGGAGAAGGGGATCCGCGTTGTTGAGACCGGAACGCCCTTCGCGCGGTCGTTTTACGAGAAATACGGCTACAGGTGCATTGAAATACACCGCTCAATGCTCCTTGAACTTGTGGGGAGGGAGGTTTCTATCCCCGAGGCTCTGCGCATACGTGTGATAACCCTTGACGACTTACCTGAGCTCATGGATTTCATCGGCGACGAGGACGAATGGCTCAGGTTTCTGGACGCATATTTCGCCGCTTACGAAAAGGATGCCGACAAGGCGATAGCCGCCTTCCGCGAGCAGGAGATGGTCGGGATCGCCGTGGGCAGGACGGAGGAGGTGTGCAGCGAGCTCATCACGCTGGCGTATCTGTTCGTGAGGGATGAGGGGAGAGCTATGGACGTCCTGAAAGCCCTTGCATACGTGGCGTCAACGAGGGGATGCAGATGGTTCGGCGTGGAGCTCCCCATCAAGGGGATAACCGAGGCGGAGCTTGAATCGCTGGGATGGGAGGACGCCAAACTCCCCTTCTTCTGGACGAGATACAGGATGAGAAAGGAGTTGAGCCCGCCAGGCTCGCGGTAA